A part of Drosophila ananassae strain 14024-0371.13 chromosome 2R, ASM1763931v2, whole genome shotgun sequence genomic DNA contains:
- the LOC6493732 gene encoding splicing factor 3A subunit 2, with protein MDFQNRAGGKTGSGGVASWSESNRDRKERLRQLALETIDLNKDPYFMKNHLGSYECKLCLTLHNNEGSYLAHTQGKKHQENLARRAAKEAKEAPSSLLAPEKPRVEPKKFVKIGRPGYRVTKQREPSNGQQSLLFQIDYPEISDSIVPRHRFMSAYEQKIEPPDRKWQYLLFASEPYETIGFKVPSREVEKSEGKFWTHWNRDTKQFFLQFAFKFEPKIMPPPPPNLHRAIGPPGGFPIPGPPRPAMHHPMFNGVPPPPPM; from the coding sequence ATGGACTTTCAGAACCGCGCCGGTGGCAAGACCGGCAGCGGAGGCGTTGCCTCCTGGTCGGAATCGAACCGCGACCGCAAGGAACGTCTGCGGCAACTGGCGCTGGAGACCATAGATCTGAACAAAGATCCGTATTTCATGAAAAACCACTTGGGCTCCTACGAGTGCAAGCTGTGCCTGACTCTGCACAACAACGAGGGAAGCTACCTGGCCCACACGCAGGGCAAGAAGCATCAGGAGAATCTGGCGCGCAGAGCCGCCAAGGAGGCTAAGGAAGCCCCCTCATCGCTGCTGGCACCGGAGAAACCCCGCGTGGAGCCGAAGAAGTTCGTGAAGATCGGACGACCCGGTTACCGGGTGACCAAGCAGAGAGAGCCCTCCAATGGGCAGCAGTCGCTGCTGTTTCAGATCGATTACCCCGAGATTTCGGATTCCATCGTCCCGCGCCACCGGTTCATGTCCGCCTACGAGCAGAAGATCGAGCCGCCAGACCGCAAATGGCAGTACCTCTTATTTGCTTCTGAGCCGTACGAGACAATAGGTTTCAAGGTTCCCTCGAGGGAAGTGGAGAAGAGCGAGGGTAAATTCTGGACGCACTGGAACCGGGACACGAAGCAGTTCTTCCTGCAGTTTGCCTTCAAGTTCGAGCCCAAGATCatgccaccaccaccgcccaACCTTCACAGGGCGATCGGACCACCTGGCGGCTTCCCCATACCAGGACCACCACGACCAGCTATGCACCACCCTATGTTTAATGGAGTTCCTCCTCCGCCGCCCATGTAA